TATTGGGTATCCCGGCAGCTGATGGTGCAGACTTTTACTTTTTTGTTTTAGAGAAAAATGCACAAAGCCAGTTGTTTGGTACCCACTTTGGTCAGAACGGAAGTGTGGGCGATCACGTGGATGGAGGAACCAGCCGTTTTGATGCCAATGGGGTAATTTACCAGGCGATCTGCGGATGTGGTGCAGGAGGTACATTATTCCCGACAACACCCGGTGCCTGGTCACGTACAAACAATTCGATCAACTGCAATGAAGCCGCTGTAAAAATTGAAATGAACTTTGCCGGTGTTGGCGCCAGTGTTAAGGCAACCATCGACGGCGTAGTGGATACCATTGGTTGCGTACCGCTTTCTGTACGGTTTACGGATACGCTGGCAAAAGGTAAAATGTATATCTGGGATTACGGAGATCCCTTCAACCCCGGAAGAGACACCACGTTTGCTCCTAATAATACTGTTCTGCATACATACACACAGGTGGGTACCTACCGGCTGATGTTGATCGCCATCGACTCAAATACCTGTAATATTTCCGATACCGCCTATGTAAATGTAAGAGTGGGTAATAACAATGTTACACCCGATTTCAACTTCTTTAAACTGGACTCCTGCAACAGCCTGCGGTACCAGTTTAATAATTTAACTACGGCTGTGTTACCCACATTCACCAACCAGTCGTTCTTATGGGATTTTGGTGATGGGTCGCCTAAAATAAGAAGTGGATTGGCGCCCATCATACATACGTTCCCTTCAACGGGCTCCTATGTCATTACCATGATCATCGACGATACCACGTTCTGCAATGCGCCGGATACCGTAATAAAACCACTCCGCATCAGCCCGAATGTGAAAGCCATATTCAGCACACCGGACCGTGGTTGTGTTCCATATATGGCGGAATTCAAAAACCTGTCGCAGGGTGGTACCGACTGGATATGGGAATTTGGCGATGGCGGTACTTCAACCTTGTTTGAACCAACACACACATATAATGCAACGGGTACGTACAATGTCCGCCTGGTCGCTATTGATACAAGCACCTGTAATAAAAGGGATACGTCGGCTTATTTTGCCATAACGGTATTTCCCATACCTACAGCTAATTTCACGTGGACGCCTAACCCGCCGGTGGAAAATACCATAACCCGCTTTACGAATCTTTCCATCGGCGCCAACAGGTACCTCTGGGATTTTGGCGATGGAGAAAGTTCTACCCTGGTGAATCCTTCTCACCTGTACAATGCAACCGGTGTTTATAAAGCGACCCTGTATGCATTCAATGTTGCCGACTGTGTCGACAGCATAACGCTGGATGTACCCATAATAATCAGGCCCCTGCTTGATGTGCCCAATGCCTTTACCCCCGGCAGGTTTGGGAAGAACGCAATTATTAAAGTGGAAGGATTTGGTATCGGTAAGCTGAGCTGGAAGATATACAACCGCTGGGGACAGGTGGTATTCTCCACGTCAGACAGGAACCAGGGCTGGGACGGAACATTCAAGGGCCAGGTGCAGGCAATGGACGTGTACACCTACACATTGGATGCGGAGTTTACCGATGGAACCAAAGTGCGTAAAACAGGAGACATAACCTTATTGAGATAATATAAACCCGAATGATGAACAAATGAAACAGTGATCAATGAAACGTTTTTTAAACATAGTGCTTCTTCTTGGTCTTGGTTTGTGCCTCCGGGCACAGGACCTGCATTTTTCGCAGTTCTTTAATACGCCGTTGACCACCAACCCGGCCAACACAGGTTTTATACCCGATGCCGATTACCGGGTTGGCGCCCATTACCGCAACCAGTGGAGTTCGGTCATGTCAACGCCTTATAAGACCATCAGCGCTTTTGCCGACCTGCAACTGATGCGTGACAGGCTGGAGAACGGGTGGCTGGGTCTGGGCGCTGTGATACTTAATGACCAGGCGGGTACCGGCAGTTTACGCAGCACAAAAATTTATGGTTCCATTGCTTATCACCAGATGCTGGGCTTAAGCAGTTTGGTTTCAGCCGGTTTTAACCTGGGCTGGGCCACCAAGAGTATCGACCAGACCAAATTAAAATTCCCAGACCAGTTTGACGGTAAATTCTTCGATAATACCCTGCCTACTTCGGTGGTGTTGAATACCAACGATGTAAGTTATTTCGATATGCAGGCCGGTTTGAACTATGCCTACTTTCCCCGGGAAAATGTGTACTTTAATGCAGGTTATTCCATCCAGCATGTGAACAGGCCCAAAGAAACTTTCTTCAGCGATAATACCAATAACGGCCGCATACCTATGCGCCATACCGGTTTTGTAAATGGCATCTTTAAACTGAACGACCGGGTGATCGTAAATCCCAATGCCTATTTCTCCACGCAGGCCCGTGCAACAGAGCTGGTGCTGGGCATGTATGCCAATTACAACCTGGGTGAGAACGGCGGGAAGCAGTTGCTGGCCGGTGTGTACTATCGTTTAGGTGATGCAGTGGTTCCCATGGTTGGCTTTGAAATAAAGAACATCCAGTTTGCATTCAGCTATGATGTGACCCTGTCGGGCCTCAGCAAGTTCAATGGCTACCGCGGCGCCAGCGAATTAAGTATCATCAAGAAAGGGTTTTATCCTGATAATGAGGATCGGGTCACTTTGTGTCCGAAGTTTTAAGATCGCAAAATAAAAATGCATCTGCCGGAAAGCAAATGCATTTTATCATTCCCCCCTGAATATTTTTTTATTCCTTTTCGATCTTTATCTTAAGATCATCTTTCTTAAGATACTTCCGGTATTTATCAGTTACTTTTTCGGGTTGTTTTTTACCATCGATGTA
This sequence is a window from Chitinophagaceae bacterium. Protein-coding genes within it:
- a CDS encoding PorP/SprF family type IX secretion system membrane protein; amino-acid sequence: MKRFLNIVLLLGLGLCLRAQDLHFSQFFNTPLTTNPANTGFIPDADYRVGAHYRNQWSSVMSTPYKTISAFADLQLMRDRLENGWLGLGAVILNDQAGTGSLRSTKIYGSIAYHQMLGLSSLVSAGFNLGWATKSIDQTKLKFPDQFDGKFFDNTLPTSVVLNTNDVSYFDMQAGLNYAYFPRENVYFNAGYSIQHVNRPKETFFSDNTNNGRIPMRHTGFVNGIFKLNDRVIVNPNAYFSTQARATELVLGMYANYNLGENGGKQLLAGVYYRLGDAVVPMVGFEIKNIQFAFSYDVTLSGLSKFNGYRGASELSIIKKGFYPDNEDRVTLCPKF